The Juglans regia cultivar Chandler chromosome 2, Walnut 2.0, whole genome shotgun sequence genome includes a window with the following:
- the LOC109005188 gene encoding disease resistance RPP13-like protein 4: MASSDGTQKISAEKFNIQKIIGDIDSLLERLPTLEHSATGLTPNNTDRNNVSDGNPNNGNKGGNIPSINGGDSNQKKEIDENKNGHNVSDQDPCARIWTLLTFGSSADNKENNSEAKDSVNSSRSSNDSSNQSHLERITKTLTQVKAALIELKKLEEGELGKRIQPHLRRVDAILGPQAPAPADSSPFTLTEANLREISKEIMKIKNQIPSLLKLSLTGPGSYNNSETIKNSHACSAFHGNLNPHKSTIFEKSSFFREIEEIYVHLDDRKDEKFFLSCFAMLPENAVVKRRLLTYWWVGEELVKTSNDGKTAENYVDQILKTFREKGLIKPAKKELRGEAKSYRMHPLVRSVVIKLSEKKFFAFNDNGILTGNLSDSNKRACVTKSSVPLDTVLTKEQVAEQDQEVKKFDEEWRNLNQEHLFTIFNVNEPFPDLKLQLLAKKKELSVVEWLSKMKNVKVLYLGRWQKSATYHIEVESIEFLKGLKSMKELRLLSLQGISRINELPSSIGKLSKLMILDVKACHNLEELPQEISRLKELRYLDVSDCYMLDRMPKGLSSLTKLQVLKGYVIGNPQSGSFGTLDDLKDLKHLRKLTISASSHEVPTSKDPEFPTPKDLLALKSLGTNGALRKLTLAWGSKQGTVAQKTSRVPSYKKTPSMLRRKLSKKSSYESPEAKLPEKLEKLDLQCYPGTEIPSWLVPSNMKSLKKLFIRGGGLETLKNEKWTVETLCLKYLIGLKLDWIELQQRFPNLAYLEKVGCPRITFCPCDEDGVWKKPTSN, from the coding sequence ATGGCTTCCTCTGATGGTACACAGAAAATTTCTGCAGAGAAGTTTAACATTCAGAAAATCATAGGTGACATAGACTCCTTGCTTGAGCGTCTTCCAACACTCGAGCACTCTGCCACCGGACTCACACCTAACAACACCGACCGCAATAATGTCAGTGACGGCAACCCGAACAATGGCAACAAGGGCGGCAACATCCCCAGCATCAACGGCGGCGACAGCAATCAAAAGAAGGAGATCGACGAAAATAAGAATGGCCACAACGTTTCAGATCAGGATCCATGCGCTAGGATCTGGACTCTGCTTACCTTCGGGAGCAGTGCCGATAATAAGGAGAACAACTCGGAGGCAAAGGACAGCGTCAATAGCAGCAGAAGCAGCAACGACAGCAGCAATCAATCTCACTTGGAGAGAATAACGAAAACGCTTACTCAAGTGAAAGCTGCCTTGATTGAACTCAAGAAACTTGAAGAAGGTGAGCTGGGAAAACGAATACAGCCTCATCTGCGACGTGTCGACGCCATCCTTGGACCTCAGGCACCAGCCCCTGCTGATTCCTCTCCATTTACACTAACTGAAGCCAACCTTCGAGAAATCtccaaggaaatcatgaagatAAAGAACCAGATTCCGTCACTGCTCAAACTCTCCCTAACGGGTCCCGGATCTTACAACAATTCAGAGACGATCAAGAACTCCCATGCCTGCAGTGCCTTCCATGGAAATCTCAACCCACACAAAAGTACAATCTTTGAGAAGAGCTCCTTTTTCCGTGAAATTGAGGAAATTTATGTTCACCTTGATGATCGTAAAGATGAGAAATTCTTTTTGTCGTGTTTCGCAATGCTCCCGGAAAATGCCGTGGTGAAGAGGAGGCTTTTGACATATTGGTGGGTCGGAGAGGAGCTAGTGAAAACTTCAAATGATGGAAAGACAGCTGAGAATTATGTTGATCAAATTCTGAAGACATTCAGAGAGAAGGGATTAATCAAGCCTGCTAAGAAAGAGCTGAGAGGGGAAGCTAAAAGCTATAGAATGCATCCTCTTGTGCGCTCTGTTGTGATTAAGCTTTCCGAGAAGAAGTTCTTTGCTTTTAATGATAATGGAATTCTGACAGGGAATCTCTCGGACTCCAACAAAAGGGCTTGTGTTACAAAGTCTTCTGTGCCTCTCGACACGGTGTTAACGAAGGAACAGGTGGCGGAACAGGATCAGgaagttaaaaaatttgatgagGAATGGAGGAATTTAAATCAGGAACATCTTTTTACGATATTCAATGTAAATGAGCCATTTCCTGATCTCAAATTGCAGCTTTtagcaaagaagaaagaattaaGTGTGGTGGAATGGTTATCGAAGATGAAAAACGTTAAAGTCCTTTATCTTGGAAGATGGCAGAAATCCGCTACCTATCACATAGAGGTGGAGAGCATTGAATTCTTAAAAGGGTTGAAGAGTATGAAAGAGTTAAGGCTTCTTAGCCTTCAAGGGATCTCCAGAATTAACGAGCTTCCAAGTTCTATAGGAAAGCTCAGCAAATTGATGATCTTAGATGTGAAGGCATGTCATAATCTGGAGGAACTTCCGCAGGAGATATCCAGACTCAAGGAACTGAGATACCTGGATGTTTCAGATTGTTATATGCTGGATCGGATGCCAAAGGGGCTATCTTCCCTCACAAAACTCCAAGTCCTTAAGGGGTACGTTATTGGGAATCCGCAAAGCGGAAGCTTCGGCACCTTAGATGATTTGAAAGATTTAAAGCATTTGAGGAAACTGACAATCAGCGCAAGTAGCCACGAAGTCCCTACTTCAAAAGACCCCGAATTCCCTACTCCAAAAGACCTGCTTGCTCTCAAAAGCCTTGGAACCAATGGGGCGCTTCGAAAGCTGACATTAGCATGGGGATCAAAGCAAGGCACTGTTGCACAAAAGACATCAAGAGTACCCAGCTATAAAAAAACCCCCAGCATGCTACGAAGGAAGTTGTCGAAGAAGAGTAGTTACGAAAGTCCGGAAGCGAAGCTTCCTGAGAAATTGGAGAAACTGGATCTTCAGTGTTACCCAGGGACAGAGATACCTAGTTGGCTGGTACCTAGCAACATGAAGAGCCTAAAGAAACTCTTTATTAGAGGAGGAGGGCTCGAAACTCTGAAGAATGAGAAGTGGACTGTTGAGACTTTGTGTTTGAAGTACTTGATTGGCTTGAAGTTAGATTGGATAGAATTGCAGCAAAGATTTCCAAATTTGGCTTACTTGGAGAAAGTCGGATGCCCAAGGATCACTTTCTGCCCTTGCGACGAGGATGGAGTATGGAAGAAGCCTACAtcaaattga